In Oryzias latipes chromosome 15, ASM223467v1, the following proteins share a genomic window:
- the LOC101155376 gene encoding L-threo-3-hydroxyaspartate ammonia-lyase-like, translating to MNFAAQFFYSSNLSERLERLFSPRPAIKDVEERDPFWERDELRLGPSQPGASHKYGPLSNGAAGRRSTLIEPERLKDFGEEELLNGDVRVHETRMVEAPEIKLMDPPKTRRLSEFRTVPRPPLQYLRFEDISAAAFRIQSGIQKTPCTYSRLSKQYGMEIYLKKEHLHYTGSVKERGVLYLLTSLTQEQQRKGVIVASDCNFSMAVAHHAAELKIPVFVIMPSGCSSPRLRIYRDYGAMVISYGSTSCDSQNHARRLAKENGYLYLEEDEGAVYLAGLGTVGMEIYEQVPKVDAVVVPAAGQYGLLAGTAAAIKHLNPEILVIGTEPEGFPLLLQSLKTDSPIKDLHSKPNKKLFGDLQERSLGVQTFQIAKKLVDKVIPVSEENSLVAMLRFQEFERSTVDTEGAMGLAAILAGHLPELRGKKVVVVVSSANMEPELLRQCVDRALVLDDRVTKFSVQLGEWPGDMAKLLDVLSREDVRLLDVCHRRHGDKSNLFQAKVECVVETRDRTQSAQLRKTLNERYPSICWLDR from the exons ATGAACTTTGCTGCCCAATTTTTCTACTCCAGCAACTTGAGCGAGCGACTTGAGCGATTGTTCTCGCCAAGGCCTGCGATTAAAGACGTCGAGGAGCGGGATCCTTTCTGGGAGAG AGACGAACTACGGCTGGGTCCCAGTCAGCCCGGAGCATCCCACAAATATGGGCCCCTCAGTAATGGCGCAGCAGGCCGCCGGTCTACTCTCATTGAACCAGAGCGTCTCAAGGACTTTGGTGAGGAAGAGCTTCTCAATGGAGATGTGAGAGTCCATGAAACCAGGATGGTGGAGGCCCCGGAGATCAAGCTCATGGATCCTCCAAAAACCAGAAGACTCAGCGAGTTCAGGACGGTTCCCAGGCCCCCGCTTCAGTACCTGCGCTTTGAAGACATCAGCGCTGCAGCGTTCAGGATCCAGTCAGGGATTCAGAAGACCCCCTGCACG TACTCAAGGCTTTCCAAACAGTATGGGATGGAGATATACCTGAAGAAGGAGCACCTGCACTACACGGGCTCAGTGAAAGAGAGGGGGGTGCTGTATCTGCTCACCTCACTCACACAG gagcagcagaggaaaggAGTGATTGTGGCCTCGGACTGTAACTTCTCCATGGCCGTGGCTCATCATGCGGCGGAGCTGAAGATACCAGTGTTTGTCATCATGCCGTCGGGCTGCTCCTCGCCTCGGCTCAGAATCTACAGAGACTACGGCGCCATGGTTATCTCCTACGGTAGCACCAGCTGTGACTCCCAGAACCACGCCCGCCGTCTGGCCAAAGAGAATGGATATCTGTACCTGGAAGA AGATGAAGGCGCAGTGTACCTGGCAGGACTGGGCACTGTGGGCATGGAGATCTATGAACAAGTCCCCAAAGTGGACGCTGTGGTTGTTCCTGCAGCAGGACAATACGGCCTGCTTGCTGGCACTGCTGCAGCCATCAAACACCTCAACCCTGAGATTCTTGTTATT GGAACCGAACCGGAGGGTTTTCCTCTGCTGCTACAGTCTCTGAAAACAGACAGTCCAATCAAAGACCTGCACAGCAAACCCAACAAGAAGCTTTTTGGAG ATCTGCAGGAGCGCTCCCTGGGAGTTCAGACCTTCCAGATTGCAAAGAAACTTGTGGATAAAGTCATCCCTGTCAG TGAGGAGAACTCTTTGGTGGCAATGCTTCGCTTTCAAGAGTTTGAGCGCTCCACGGTGGACACAGAAGGTGCCATGGGCCTGGCAGCCATCTTAGCTGGCCATTTACCTGAGCTCAGAGGAAAGAA GGTTGTCGTGGTGGTGAGCAGTGCTAACATGGAGCCAGAGCTGCTGAGGCAGTGTGTGGACCGGGCGCTGGTGTTGGACGACAGAGTCACAAAGTTCTCGGTGCAGCTGGGCGAGTGGCCGGGCGACATGGCCAAACTGCTGGATGTCCTGTCTCGAGAGGACGTCAG ACTGCTGGATGTCTGCCATCGCAGGCATGGCGACAAATCCAACCTCTTCCAGGCAAAG GTGGAGTGTGTGGTGGAAACCAGGGACAGGACACAAAGTGCTCAACTGAGGAAGACGCTAAACGAGCGCTACCCTTCCATTTGCTGGCTGGACCGGTGA